CGCATCGCCGACCACGCCGAGGAGATGAACATCACCGTGGCGCAGCGCAACCAGGCCATCAGCAAGATCGAGGACGCCACCCACGCCATCAGCCTGCGCATTCCCGAAACCTGGTGTCACCTGCTGGTGCCGTTCCAGAGCGAACCCGGCCCCGGCGGTGCGTCCTGGGATGAACGCCGCCTCAGCGGCGGCAAGGGCAGCCTGGGCGAGCGCGCCAGCCAGAAGTGCGAGCAGGAAGACCTGCTCTTCTCCTCCCTGGGAGCCCGCCGCATCCGCCAGGACCTCGACCGCTTCCTCTGGAAGGACCGCGACTCCGTGAGCGCCCGCGAGCTGGTGGACTGGTGCCGCAAGTACCTCTACCTGCCTCGGATCAGCGGTGACCATGTGATCCTCGATGCCCTGGTGAGCGCCGGTGCTGCTCTCACAGGCGAGGCCACCTTCCACCTTGCTGATGGATTCGATGAGGCCAGTGGCCGGTACTCGGGCCTGCGCCACCAGTCGGCTTCCAGCAGCCGGCCTGCGAGCCTCAACACCCTCCTCGTCAAGGATGAGGTGGCGCAGGTGCAGATCCAAGCGGAGACGAAGGCTGCTGCTGAGGCCGGCGCTGCTGCCGCCATTGGCTATACCCCAGACACACCACCTTCAACGGCCCCTGTTGGCGGTGTGAGCGTGTCTCCAGGCATGGGGGTTGCCCCTCCGCCGCCACCACCACCACTGAAACCTTCCCTGCCCACCACCTACACCGCTTCGCTCAAGCTCGACCCGGTGAAGGCCGGTCTTCAGATGGGGCAGTTCCTCGATGAGGTGATGTCGCACCTGCAGGCACTGCCGGGTGCAGAGATCGAGATGTCGTTGGAGGTGCAGGCTCGGGTACCCAACGGCATCGCCGAGGCCACGGCACGGATCGTGCTGGAGAACTCAGCGGCGCTGAAGGTGGATAAGCCGGGGTTGTATTGAGCGCCAGATGAGTCTTGTCGAACAGTTCCAGGCATGGGCGGATCAGTTGGTCGATCTCTCCGGCCGCAACGACCTGATCAGCTTCCGCCAGACCAAAACCAGCACCCTCACCCTTTCCCCAGAGGCAGCCGCTCGTCTGCAGCGGGGCCAGTGGTGTCTGGTAAGGGATCTCTTCGACCTGGTGGAGAAGGGAAATCGTTCTCTCATCCGCAGGGTGCTCACCATCGCGGAAGACAATGCGGAGCAGCTCGGAGTCGAAACCCTCACCTTCATCTCGGGTTTCGCCGAGTGGTCCGCAGAAAAGATCACTCGCCCTCAGGCACCGTTTCTCCTCATGGATGTGAAGGTTCGCGGTGCAGGCTCGAATCTGGATCGCTGGGAGATCGCTCTAGACACCGAGGCCAGTGAGATCAATCCCGTGCTGCTGCAATACCTGCGAGGGGTCGCAGGGTTGAAGGTGTCTGACGAGGCCCTCGATGAGGCCCTCGATACCTCCCCGGAAGCAGTTCAGGAGCTGCTTTCAGCAGCAGCGCCGGCGGAGCTCGGGCTTCACTTCACATCAGGCCTGTTCATCAAGAACCTCACCTACCAGAAGCTGCCGATGGTGGAGGACCTCCGACGAGCCACCGATGCCCTCTCCAACCACAAGGTGATCGCCTCCCTCGCCGGCGACCAGAACGCCACGGCTTCCCTGCAGAAGCTCACAGCGAGCTGCCCCCGAACGGCGCCGAACCACACGCCCAGCCGTGAGGAATTTCTGATTCTCGATGCCGATGCTTCCCAGCACTGGGCGATCAACACGGCACTGGAGGGTCAGAATCTGGTGATCGAGGGGCCTCCAGGCACCGGGAAGAGCCAGACGATCGCCAATCTCATCGGCGCCTTCATGGCTCGCGGCAAAAGCGTTCTGTTCGTCGCCGAGAAACGTGCCGCCATCGATGCGGTCAAGAAGCGCATCGACAAGGCAGGGCTGGGGGAGCTCCTGCTGGACCTGCACGACTCCAGTGTTCTGCGCGCCCGCCCGGCCCAGCCTTTCGCCCAGGCTTTGGAGGCACTCGCGCAGGTCCCTGATGTTGATTTGGAGCCTGCCCACCAATCGCTCGACGTCGTTCGCGAACGGTTGCTGGCACACAGTGAGGCTCTGCACGCCACCCGGGAGCCTTGGCGTTGCTCCTACCACGAAGTCGCCACCATGCTGCTCAGCAGCGGCACATTGGATCCAGAGCCCTTGCGCCTGACCCAGTCAGAGCTGCAGGGGATCGATCGGGCCGGCATCCTCCGCATCTCCCAGCTGATCAACAACCTCGGCACGCTTCCCAGTGCCCAGGTCCTCAAACCCAGCTGGATCTTCTGCGTAGCTGTCCGCTCCGGCGCCCTCGCCGACGCTCAGATAGTTCAGGAACTCCTGGACCGAGCCGATGCTCTGAAGCCATCCGTTCGTCAGCTGAACGACTGGCTGGAGCACGCCTCCCCGCGACTCCGCAATCGCGAAGCACTCACTCTCTCTGCCGCCTCCACGATCACCAGTCAACTCGGCGAGCTTCTCGGACCCTGCGCCGCCGCTGTGGATGTTTACCGCCTGCTCTCACTGCCGCCTGCAGAGCGCAGCAACCTGGCCGACCAACTCGCCAAGGGATACAAGGCGGGTCTCCTTGGCGGCCTGTTCAACAGGGAGCGCAAGTCGGCCATTGACCAGGCCCGGAACCTCAGTCGCAACGGCGATCTCTTCCAGGTGGAGCGGGCCTTGGAGCTGATCCGCCAGCTTGAGGCGCCGATGGTGCGCATTGGTGAGATCCCCGGAAGTGGCGCCTTGATGAAGGCCATTGATGCCATCACGGCCCATCTGCAGTGGCTGAGCGCCCGGGGTGTGGTGTCCATTCCCGAAGCTGCCTCAATCAACTCGTTGCTGGCGCTGCTGGAGGCCACCCAGGACAGCCGAAGGCTGCTGATCAAGGCCCCAGCCATCGCCCAGCGCCTCAATGAACTGGAAGCTGCTGGTGCAAGCCGGGAGGGGCTCCTTCAACAGGTAGCCGATCGGCTCAGTCAGGGGATGTCGAGCGAAAAGCTCGCCAGATCCGCACGACGCGGCTGGGCTCTTCAAGTTGAGGAGAAGATCTCCCTGCTGGACCCACGCCTCACCGAAGCGACGCGCCGCAATCTTGACTCGCTCGTCAGGCGCTTTCGCGAGACCGACCGCAAGGTCATTGCAGCCAAGCCCCTCAAGATCAGGCGGCTGGTTGCGGAGCGAGCCCATGCCATTCGTCTGCAGCCGGAAGGGCAGAAGCAGGAGCGTCTGATTCGGGGAGAGGCACTGAAGCGCCGCCGGAAAGGCCGGCTCAGTGCAAGGCGGCTGTTCGAAGCTGCGCCAGACCTGCTCACGGCCCTGAAACCCTGCTGGGCGATGAGCCCCCTGGTGGTCTCCCAGAACTGCCGGCCGATCGGCAGCACTTTGATGTAGTGGTCTTCGATGAAGCCAGTCAGATCGTTCCCCATGAAGCCGTCACCGCCATCCTGCGTGGCAAGCAGGTGGTGGTAGCCGGCGATTCCAAGCAGCTCTCTCCTACCAGCACCTCCTTCTTCTCCACCCGTGCCGAAGAAGAGGATGATGACCCCGCTGAGCGGGATGACGTCTCCGAATACGAGGTCGATGCCGTCAAGGAGGCAGAGTCTTTGCTTGAGGCCATGAAGGCTTCACTGCCCAGGCTCACAGGCACACGCACGCTGCAGTGGCACTACCGCTCGGAGGACGAGCGGTTGATTGCCTTCTCCAACGCTCACCCCGACCTTTACGACCGCAAACTGATCACCCTCCCTGGGGCTGCTTCCCAGGAACCGTTTCGCTTCCATCTGGTGCAGGGCAGTCAGGCTGATGTGAGCGGTGCCTCGCCCAATGCCGAAGTCTTGCGCACGGTTGAGCTCGCCGTCGATCACCTCAGAGAACGCCCAGAACAAAGCCTGGCGGTGATTGCCTTTGGTCTTAAGCATGCCACTCGCATTCAGAAGGCCTTCGAGGCCCGTCTGGATGAAATTGGCGAGATTGCCCTGCATCCAAAGGATCGGCCTGAGGAGAAGTTCCGCATCCGCAACCTGGAGACGATCCAGGGTGATGAACGGGATGTGGTGATCATCGCTACCGGCTACGGACTCACGACAACCGGAAAACCCAGCTATGCCTTTGGCCCCATCAACAATGATGAGAATCTCCAAGGCCTGCGCAGGTTGAATGTCGCCATCACGCGAGCTCGACGCTCGGTGGAGGTTGTCACAACAATCAACCCCGACCTGTATGACACTAACCGGCTAACGAGAATCGGCAGCAAGGCCTTCATCGACTACTTGGTTTCGCCCGCAGCGGCGGAGATGACCTTGGAGACCTGAGGCTTGAACGCGAGCCAATGAATCCCTTTGAACAAGACATCCACGATGCCCTGAGAGCTCAGGGTCTGATGCTTGTTCCCCAGTACGGTGTGAGTGGCTACCGGCTCGATTTCGCCGTACAGCATCCCGATGAGCCTGGGTGTTTTGTCTTGGCGATCGAGGCTGATGGTGCGGCCTATCACGCTAGTGATACTGCTCGTGACCGTGATCGCATCCGCCAGGAGCATCTGGAGCGCCTCGGCTGGCGGTTCCACCGCATTTGGTCCACGGAGTGGCTCCACAACCGGGAGAAAGAGATCGAGCTCGCGGTAGAGGCCTATCACCGGGCTCTTGCTGCCCTGAGTTCGGGCGTGTCGACACCAGTCACGTCAACGTCGGAAGACTCGGCAGTCCCAACTTCCACGCCACCACTTCCAAGCGCTGAGGGCTTCTTGGGGCCTCCTGAGAAAGTGAGCCGCGGGCAATGCGCACCACAATGAGCCTGCCCGGGCGACCTCTGAGTGATCCTCAGGCCCCGCTGAGCTGACAACTCAGCTCTCTGCTGCTGGAGCTCAGAGCCCGTGCGGCGGAGACCAAGAGTTGCCAGCAGAGCACAAAATAGAGACAAAGAAGCTCCAGGAGCTTCTGGAGGTTCATGACCAGGACATTCATCGCGATGGATGAACCCTGTGTTGCCGGCAGTTTCTCTCGGATCAATCCCAATCCATAGCGACGCTTGCCTTGACCGATCTTGCCTTCAACAGCATTGCGCCGCCTTTGATCATCAACGAACTGCCGCCTCTCGGCTGCCACCAACTCCGGATCATTCTTCGGGCGACCAAGACGAGGCCCACTCAGCCGAATGCCGTGACGCTGGCAGAAT
This portion of the Cyanobium sp. NIES-981 genome encodes:
- a CDS encoding AAA domain-containing protein; this encodes MSLVEQFQAWADQLVDLSGRNDLISFRQTKTSTLTLSPEAAARLQRGQWCLVRDLFDLVEKGNRSLIRRVLTIAEDNAEQLGVETLTFISGFAEWSAEKITRPQAPFLLMDVKVRGAGSNLDRWEIALDTEASEINPVLLQYLRGVAGLKVSDEALDEALDTSPEAVQELLSAAAPAELGLHFTSGLFIKNLTYQKLPMVEDLRRATDALSNHKVIASLAGDQNATASLQKLTASCPRTAPNHTPSREEFLILDADASQHWAINTALEGQNLVIEGPPGTGKSQTIANLIGAFMARGKSVLFVAEKRAAIDAVKKRIDKAGLGELLLDLHDSSVLRARPAQPFAQALEALAQVPDVDLEPAHQSLDVVRERLLAHSEALHATREPWRCSYHEVATMLLSSGTLDPEPLRLTQSELQGIDRAGILRISQLINNLGTLPSAQVLKPSWIFCVAVRSGALADAQIVQELLDRADALKPSVRQLNDWLEHASPRLRNREALTLSAASTITSQLGELLGPCAAAVDVYRLLSLPPAERSNLADQLAKGYKAGLLGGLFNRERKSAIDQARNLSRNGDLFQVERALELIRQLEAPMVRIGEIPGSGALMKAIDAITAHLQWLSARGVVSIPEAASINSLLALLEATQDSRRLLIKAPAIAQRLNELEAAGASREGLLQQVADRLSQGMSSEKLARSARRGWALQVEEKISLLDPRLTEATRRNLDSLVRRFRETDRKVIAAKPLKIRRLVAERAHAIRLQPEGQKQERLIRGEALKRRRKGRLSARRLFEAAPDLLTALKPCWAMSPLVVSQNCRPIGSTLM
- a CDS encoding DEAD/DEAH box helicase, with protein sequence MVFDEASQIVPHEAVTAILRGKQVVVAGDSKQLSPTSTSFFSTRAEEEDDDPAERDDVSEYEVDAVKEAESLLEAMKASLPRLTGTRTLQWHYRSEDERLIAFSNAHPDLYDRKLITLPGAASQEPFRFHLVQGSQADVSGASPNAEVLRTVELAVDHLRERPEQSLAVIAFGLKHATRIQKAFEARLDEIGEIALHPKDRPEEKFRIRNLETIQGDERDVVIIATGYGLTTTGKPSYAFGPINNDENLQGLRRLNVAITRARRSVEVVTTINPDLYDTNRLTRIGSKAFIDYLVSPAAAEMTLET
- a CDS encoding DUF559 domain-containing protein, which produces MLVPQYGVSGYRLDFAVQHPDEPGCFVLAIEADGAAYHASDTARDRDRIRQEHLERLGWRFHRIWSTEWLHNREKEIELAVEAYHRALAALSSGVSTPVTSTSEDSAVPTSTPPLPSAEGFLGPPEKVSRGQCAPQ